The sequence below is a genomic window from Piliocolobus tephrosceles isolate RC106 chromosome 8, ASM277652v3, whole genome shotgun sequence.
GGCGGGTATGATGGGTCGAGGTGTTCAGCGGATGCCGGCTGAATGGAAAGTGTGGTGGGCTGAGAGTAGTACCTGCAGAAGAGCGCGTGGCAGGTGTCCTGGAAGGGCTGCAACACAGCAGGGGGCAGCGGCCACACAAGGTCACGCCCGTAGAGCGGCGGCTGCCTTGCAGCCTGGAATCGCCGCTGCAGCTCAGCCAGGTGAGCCCGCACCTTGTGTCTCCGGAACCAGCGCATGATGGTATAGATAGCCCTCAGCCTCCGGCAGCGCCACCTCGCCAAGGTGCCCCGCCAtgcctgggtgggccaggtgggATGGGATACGCAGTCAAATTCAGCCAGGCCCTAACCCTTAGCCCCAAACCTGGCCCtaagcatttattaaacactCCCTGGCCTGTCTCCATCAAGCAGAGACGCCTGTAAAACTTACAAGTGTGTTTGTGGCCCCTGGGACACAAGCTTTCCCCACCCCCATAGTGGATGtctgcctgccctgcccacctCACCTTCTGCAATAGCAGCACAATGATGGGGATGAGGCGGGCTCGGCTCTGCTCCAGTGTGACCAGTGTCCGGGGTGAGCGGATGAACAGCTTGCTGTGGCCAAAGGCCACGTCCCCCTGCAGCCCGTGCTGCTCCAGGAGAGCGCTCACAGCTGCCTTGTCGGAGCCCAGCAGGTGGTTGGGCCATGTGTATTCACAGGTCATCTTGTACCTGTCACCACAGGACAGGGCAGTGTGACCCAGGCCTCGGGGAGAGATCATGGAGCCCACCCTGCCCACCCCACACCTGGGGAGATGGCAGGCATACAGAGTGTGTTCCTGGAGCACTTATGACACCTGTGCACATGTGTCTTCCCATACACATGTCCTCACATCTATGTCCTCACACAGCTCTCATACCCATGTTCCCACCTGTGTGTCCCCACGTGCGTGTGCTCACACACATGTTCTCCCAGATATTTTGGTGTCTTGAGGCCAGCAGCGTGCTGGTTCCTGCTTGTATCGATGTTTGCGACGTGCTGTCTGGGGAGCCTCTGCTCCTACCCCTTGGACTCCACACAGGGACTATGGCCCATGGAGTGATGGTGTCAGGTACCAGTACCTGAGCAGGAATCGAGAGTAGGGCTGGCGGGAAGCGAAGCCAGCCCTGCGGACCCTCACGTTCTCCAGCAGCCCCAGGTATGCGACCTGGTGGCGACAGTGTTTCTCATCCAGCTTCCCAGCCACCTTGTCCTCATTGGGCTTGATGCAGCGGACGTAGAAGGGCTCCTGGGGGGACAGAGGGGACTTGGAGAGGGTCTGTGCCAGCAGCACTGTGCACCCTGCCTCACACCAGGGGCTTCCCAACCCCTCAAGGTCCCAGGCCAGGAGGACAGTCAGGAACAAACAAGGGTAATCAGCAGAACAAGGGCCCTGGAAGCCCTAAGTGCTGGGCAGAGGCCAGCAAGGCCAGGTTCAGAGCCAGGTTCCAGCCCCTGGTCGGGCAGGTGGGTATGGcaggggcaggagcaggagcaggcctCGCCACAtctgccttccttctctccttccaaaAGGGGCTGACATCTCTGGATGTTCTGTTGTTAAGCTCACCTCACGCTAACATGTCCTGTCCCTGAACCTTCACGTATTCCCCCTCTGACTTTGGACCCAAAGCTCCCCAAGAAAGCTTGTGTAAGAATCCTGGGTTTTTGCCAAGAGCTGGGCTGGGTCAAGCCAGTCTCCCACGCGGTCTCCTTAAACCCCTTCCTGCTCAAGAGACAATGGGGCAAAGAGAAGCCTGGGTTCCCCATGATTGATCAAGCCTCAGCCCAGCCCCTGAGGCCCCACATCTCACCTGTGCAGTAGGCGGGGTCCCCTGCTGGAGCAGATGTGGCTCATACAGACAGCACAAGAACCCTCCCCCCACCACTATGGTGTCCAGAGGTGGTTGGGACCCTACTTGGCACCGAGGGCACAGAGAGAAGGATCCAGAACAGCCAGAGTGGGAGAGGGATGGAACATACCTTGGAGGCAAGATTCTCCACCAGCGCCACCATGGAGTTCTTGAAGAGTGTGCCGGCCGTCAGGGGGCGCTTGGTCACCTCTGTGATGTCCTGCTGCCCATCTGGCCACATGGCCCGTAGAGTGGGGTCCGTGCTACAGACACAGGCCGAATTCCCAGCCATCCTCAGGGAGAGCAGCCCTGCCCACCCCCGTTCTGACGCTAGTCAATGCCTGACCCTAAAGTGTCTGGGGCCCCAGGGCCCTGGCCCTCCCTATGGTGCCCAGCAAGCCGTGCTCACCTGTTGTACAGCAGCCGCTTGAAGTCCTGGAAGAGGAAATCTCTGTTCTTGTCGATGAAGCCTTCCACGGAGTACCTGCCAGAAGCCAGGGCTGGTGAGGGAGCAGGGGCGGGGGCTGCCAGGCCAGAGTGCTGATGACCCCAGCAGCCCCCAGGGCAGAGATGACTCTCTTCCCATCTGCCTTTGTTCCCATAGGTcagtctctcttcctccctctgccttggctcctctccttccccctcaCACCTGCTTTTTCTTTCATCACCTAAGACTCCCTCCCTCAGGAGACATTTCTCTCCTGGAAGATGAATCGAGAGGTTAAGCCCCCAACTCCGAAGTCAAATATTCTAGCACCGAGTCCTGCATCTACCACATgcatgctgtgtgaccttgccTAAGCcgctcaacctctctgtgcctcagcgtACATCAATTGCTCAGAACAGTGCCTACCGAGTTTTGATAAACATCAGCGACTACAACTATGACTAGGAACTCCTGAGTCCTGGGCCTATTTTGATCTGTGGACACTGAGAGCCTCAGAATCACTGTCTAGTTCTTGGACTGTTAGAAATGTCAGTGCTAAATCTTGACTCCAACTGCAGCACCTGTGAAGCCTCAGGGAatggatttttattattttttattttatttattcttttttttgagaaatagtctcactctgttgcccaggctggagtgcagtggtgtgatctcagcttaccacaacctctgcctcccaggttcaagcaattctcatgcctcagcctcccaagcaactgggattacaggcacatgccaccatgcccagataatttttatgtttttagtacagatgaggtttcaccatgttgggcaggctggtgtcaaactcctggcctcaggtgatccacccacctcagcttcccaaagtgctggggttacaggcatgagccacctcatgcAGGCAGGGTGTAGATTTTGCGAACAGATACAGGTAGATGATATTGGGCTGCTTTGTCGTCATCATCTACTCTATTTCCTCTCCTTGAGAAGTTCTCATGAAACACTTGTACCTCGCTGTGAGTCACTTTAAATCGTTTTGGGATGCGGCAAGCAACACATAAATTAATAGCCATCATGACAACCTCTGAAGGACACCTGGGCTTTGGCACTGGGAGCATGGTCCAAGTATGGTAGCAAGgcctcacctgggagcttgttagaaatgtagaatcttGGCCCGTTCTGCACCTTCtgttccctccccactcccacctcaccagcctgcagcccccaccccacagaTGCTAGTATAGGGTTGGGCCCAGACATGAGACGtgagtattttttaaaggctCCCAGAAGAATGCAGCCATGGTTAACGACTATCCTCAAACCTGTTTCCGGTTCTTCACTTGTGAATCTGCTGTCTGGCATGTTTTCAGTGTCTTAAAGGGGTGGGGGTAGCAGAAGGGGCCATAACACCTGTCTCCCAACCACTCTCCTGAAGCACTCCTGCTCCATGACACATGCCATGGTACCTGTGGGAAGGCCCGGGATGTGGGTGGGAGGGGGCCCTTACGTGACATCCCCTGCATAGTGCTTGATCCGGAAGTCTCGGCCAAACTCCATGGTCTTGTCTGTGGGGCAGAGCTATGGGGACAGGCTGAGGTCAAGGCACAAAAGGTGTGTGGGGGGTCTGTATGAGGGGATAGCCCTGCTTCCCCACCTCCAGGACAGAGAAGGTCGCCACAGTGACGACAATGGCACCAAAGCTGGGTCCCCACCCAGTTCCCACGAGGCATGGGCAGTGTGGTGCCTATGGGGCAGGTCCCACCAGCCCACTGTGGTGGTGCTGGGACAGCCAGGGGCACCTGGCGGCTCGTGTAGTGTAGGTGATGGCGGTGGTGTGTGTCCAGGGTCTGCAGGAAGATTCGGTCAGTGATGGTGCCAGCAGAGCTGCAGGCCTCGTCCAGCACGGCCAGGATGCCACGGTGGGGCCGCTCCACCAGATCCACAATGATGGCGTTGTTGAAGTACTCAACCTGGGGCAAAGGCAGCCAGCAGGGAGGCTCCCAAAGCCTTTCAGGCCACCTCCCCTCCTCCGCCCCACACTCAGCCACCTGCCAGGCCAGCCCGGACCCCTCCCCATGGGCTGAGGCCCCTCCACACCCTGCCGCCTGCCCTCCCTCCAGACCATAGGGCTCACGCTCTGCCAGGCGATGCCCTCGCGCTCGTactcctcctgctcctgcttcaGGATGAGCCGGATGAATAGCTGCTGCAGCTTCTCGTTGCAGTAGTTGATGCAGAACTGCTCgaagctgggggtggggtgggcctTTCAGAGGGGAGGTTGCTGCTTGTGGTGTGCATGGTAATGGATGGCCGCTCCCCCAAACATCTCTGCTAATGTTCATCAACGGTTCTGGTGCCAGCACCCCGTATGACTTCCCTGTGGCTTACGCATCCCTATGCTGGACTCCTTTACCCCACCCACACCTCCTGCATGCGCGTTCTGGAGTGGACTTAGGAGTCACAACCAGGAATTACTCATGCCCCGTAATTCTGCCTTCCATCAGGGCACCAATGGCCAGATGCTGCAGGTGAGGCAGGCCTGGGAGGCATGAGCCTTGGGCCCAGGGACCAGCTGGGAGAAACCCAGACATTCCTGctgcccagccccagctgagCTTTCCAGGACTAAGTGGGCAAAGCTGCTGGGCATCAGAGGTGGAGATGTGACCGGCTGGCCACCCACCTGTTGACGGGAAACACCTCGAAGCCATAGATGTCCAGCACACCAATGACTGTGTCCTTGCCATCACGCCGAGGGTCCCGGCCTCGGGGTTCCATGACACTGTTGATCCTGTTCACCACCCACTCAAACAGCCGCTGGTACACCGCCTGGGAGATAGGAACACCCTGCTTCCTGCTGCCTCTGGCCTGGCCTCCCCCATGAAGGCCTCCTGGGCTTCCCTCCCTGTGCCTGCCCCAAAGTACCTTAGCACAGGCATCCCGGGCGTAGCTGGCCTCAGCTGCAGTGTGGCCCTTCTCTATGAGTTCCCTGCCTCCTGAGGCAACTGTGCGAGCCAGCAGGGAGCGGAGCACGAGGTCCCGGGGTGTGGCCGTCAGCTCAGCCACATGGTCCACCAGTGTCTCCTCGGCCACTGCGACGCCCTCCTTCTGCAGCCCACCCTCCTCTGTCTCCGCAAACTCGATGTTTCCCTGGTGATGGGAAAACCATGAACAGTGCAGGCTCCATGTCCCAAAGGAGCCTGGACAACTTTGGACAGGAAGGAGGAATGAAAACAGGGGACATGGATGTGGTAGAGTACAGCTCCTTCTCAGACCAGCGTGGTCAGCTGCTCATCATGGGCACAGACACAGCCAGAGATTGGGGGAAGGGGGCACGGGTACACCAGAGTCTTTGCCAAGGTCTCAAGTCCAAATGGTATGTGAATGACCCCATTGCATCCTCCCAGCAGCTAGAGGAACCCTGCATAACTGACTCCTCATGCCCCttagagaaaactgaggccaagaggCACTGAGTAAATGcacccaaagccacacagctcaTGACTGTGTCTCAGACTAAGAGACAGTCTGCATGATGCTCAGCTTTTACTGTGCCTGGCTGCCCTGGCCCTAAGAGTGGGGTCTGGACCACGTACCAACTGAGCTCATCACTCAAGCAGCTCAGCTTCTGCAGGAGAGGCAGTCAGCCTAGCACATTGCTGGGGAATCTCCAGccagtctcctcctcctccctgggtgCCTCCCAGCTGGGAAACCCCTGTGGGGAGGTAACCCTCCCAGGCTTCTGAGCCAGGCTCACCAGGTGCAATATGGCAGCCAGGATGCGATGCACAGACTCCACCTCTTCAGGACTGAAGCCGATGACCCTCATGGCCTCGGTCACTGCCTGGTGGCTCTGCTCATCACTGTCCAAGGCCTAGGGTAGAAGGGATTCATCACTCCAAAACCACACTGGGCCCAGGACACCTGTCCTTGAGGCTTGATTCCTCCATCCTAGGCACCTGCTCACCCTTTTCCCCTGTCCCCTTCCTGAACCCTGATTCCTCCGGCCTAAGCACCTGCTCACCCCTGCACTCTGTCCCCTCCATCAGCCATTTTTCCTCCACCCTGAGCACCCTTCCCACTCACCCAAGCAGTTCATTTTACCCTGGCCTGTGCTGAGTGCTGCCCATTCCCTGCTACCACACTTAGGCCCTGACACT
It includes:
- the MYO1G gene encoding unconventional myosin-Ig; the encoded protein is MEDEEGPECGKPDFVLLDQVTMEDFMRNLQLRFEKGRIYTYIGEVLVSVNPYQELPLYGPEAIARYQGRELYERPPHLYAVANATYKAMKHRSRDTCIVISGESGAGKTEASKHIMQYIAAVTNPSQRAEVERVKDVLLKSTCVLEAFGNARTNRNHNSSRFGKYMDINFDFKGDPIGGHIHSYLLEKSRVLKQHVGERNFHAFYQLLRGSEDKQLHKLHLERNPAVYNFTRQGAGLNMTVHSALDSDEQSHQAVTEAMRVIGFSPEEVESVHRILAAILHLGNIEFAETEEGGLQKEGVAVAEETLVDHVAELTATPRDLVLRSLLARTVASGGRELIEKGHTAAEASYARDACAKAVYQRLFEWVVNRINSVMEPRGRDPRRDGKDTVIGVLDIYGFEVFPVNSFEQFCINYCNEKLQQLFIRLILKQEQEEYEREGIAWQSVEYFNNAIIVDLVERPHRGILAVLDEACSSAGTITDRIFLQTLDTHHRHHLHYTSRQLCPTDKTMEFGRDFRIKHYAGDVTYSVEGFIDKNRDFLFQDFKRLLYNSTDPTLRAMWPDGQQDITEVTKRPLTAGTLFKNSMVALVENLASKEPFYVRCIKPNEDKVAGKLDEKHCRHQVAYLGLLENVRVRRAGFASRQPYSRFLLRYKMTCEYTWPNHLLGSDKAAVSALLEQHGLQGDVAFGHSKLFIRSPRTLVTLEQSRARLIPIIVLLLQKAWRGTLARWRCRRLRAIYTIMRWFRRHKVRAHLAELQRRFQAARQPPLYGRDLVWPLPPAVLQPFQDTCHALFCRWRARQLVKNIPPSDMAQIKAKVAAMGALQGLRQDWGCRRAWAQDYLSSATDNPTASSLFAQRLKTLRDKDGFRAVLFSSHIRKVNRFYKTRNRALLLTDRHLYKLDPDRQYRVMRAVPLEAVTGLSVTSGGDQLVVLHARGQDDLVVCLHRSRPPLDNRIGELVGVLAAHCQGEGRALEVRVSDCIPLSQRGARRLVSVEPRPEQPEPDFRCARGTFTLLWPSR